The segment ACCGGGCGGTGAAGGCGGTGGAGCGCAGCGGCCTCGAGGGTCCGGTGGAGCGGTGGCGGGTGAGCCGCGACACCATCCACCGGGAGGTCTGCAGCAGGGGCTGGGACGCCGCGAAGAAGGCGTTCACCCAGTCCTACGATTGCCCCCAGCTCGACGCCGCGCTGCTGATGATGCCGCTCGTGGGTTTCCTGCCCCACCACGATTCCCGCGTGATTTCCACCGTGGCGGCGATCGAGCGGGAGCTGCTGCACGGGGGGCTGCTGCTCCGCTACAAGACCGCCGAGTGCCAGGACGGCCTCCCTCCCGGCGAGGGGACCTTCCTGCTCTGCAGCTTCTGGCTCGCGGACAACTACGCGATGCAGGGTCGGCTCGACGAGGCGAGGACCCTCTTCGAGCGCTTGCTCGCCCTGCGCAACGACGTGGGCCTGCTCGCGGAGCAATACGATCCGATCGCGGGTCACCAGCTCGGCAACTTCCCGCAGGCCTTCTCCCACGTCGGCCTGATCAACACCGCCTACAACCTCACGCCGCGGCCTCCGGCACCCGCGCTCGAGCGCGAGCGCAGCTGACCTTTCAGAAGAGCAGCTCCCGATGGGCGGCCTCCGGCGCGGCGAAGAGGAGGAGCCGCTCGCCCTCGTCCCGGAGGGCGGTGCGCTCCTGGCGCGACGGACGCCGCAGCAGCTCGAGCTGCAGCACGGCGCGCTGCCGCTGCTGCTCGAGGCGCCAGGTACCGGCGACGAAGCCGTCGAGGAGCACCGTGCCGGGGATCTGGCCGTTCTTCGAGGAGAAGATCGTGCGGCGCAAGGGCTCGGGCACGATCCGGCCGCGATCGGCGTGGGAGAGCACCAGGTTGTCGAAGGGGGCGACGAGGCGCACCGGTGCGGATGTGGCGGGGCCGAAGGCGGCGAGGTAGCGGCGGATCAGCGCCTGCAGCGAGGGCCGCCTGGCGAGTGGCTTGCCCAGCCATTGCTGCGCGGTGGCGAGCACCGGCTGGCCGCTGGTGCGCCAGAGGCCGCGGGGCGGGATCTGCACCAGCGGCAGGAGGTTGCGGATCGTGAGCTCGAGCAGGGCGCGGTTGAGCGCCCGTGGGCAGAGCGTCGCTTCGTCTCGTCTCGACATTTCCGTCCTCCCTGCTCAGCGGAAGCGGCGGAAGAACGTCTGCAGATCCGCCGCCAGCAGGTCCGGGCATTCCATCACGGCGAAGTGGCCACCGCGGTCGAAGGTGGACCAATGCACGACGTTGTTCGCCCGCTCGGCGAAGCTGCGCACGGAGCGGAAGTCGTGGGGGAAGACCGCGACGCCGGTCGGCGTGGGGTTGGGCACCTCGCGGTAGCCGGCGTTCGACCGCGCGTCCTCGAAGTAGATGCGCGCCGAAGATCCGCTCGTCGCGGTGAGCCAGTAGAGCGTCACCTGGGTGAGGAAGAGGTCGCGGTCCACCGCGAGCTCCGTCGTCCCGAAGTTGGTGTAGAGCTCGCTGTTCCAGGCGAGCAAGCCCGCAGGCGAATCGACCAGCGCGTAGGCCAGGGTCAGGGGCCGGGTCGACTGGATCGCGCGGAAGCCCGCCCGGCTCTCGAAGTCGGCGAGGATCTTCATCCCCTCCATCTCGAAGGGCGTGAGCTTCTCCATCTCGCCAGGGGCGCCGGTCGGGAAGGCGAAGATCTGCAGCATGTGGACACCGGCGAGGCCCCCGGGCTGGAGGATCCCCAGCTCGCGGGTGATCCCCGCGCCGGCGTCATGGCCGTGGGCGCCGTAGCGGTCGTAGCCGAGCCGGCGCATCAGCTGGTGCCAGGCCCTGGCGATGCGTGCGCTGTCCCAGCCCGGCTCGGTGGTCGGCCCCGAGAAGCCGTAGCCCGGGATCAAGGGGATGACCAGGTGGAACGCGTCGGCGGGATCGCCTCCGTGGCGCCGGGGATCGGTCAGGCGGTCGATCATGCCCTCGTAGTCGGCGAAGGAGCTGGGCCAGCCGTGGGTGAGGAGCAGCGGCATCGCCCCCGGCTCCGGCGAGCGCACGTGCACGAAGTGGATGCGCTGGCCGTCGATCGTGGTCGTGAATTGCGGGCGGGCGTTGAGCCTGGCCTCCGCGGCGCGCCAGTCGTAGCCGGTGCGCCAGTAGGCAGCGAGCTCCTGCACCCAGGGCAGCGGCGCCCCGTAGCTCGCCCCCACCCCGGGGAGCTGGTCGGGCCAGCGGGTCCTCGCGAGGCGCTCGCGCAGATCCTCGAGCGCCGCCTCGGGGACCTAGATGCGGAACGAATGATTCCGTTCCATATTTGGGACCGAGCTTGTCGCTGTGTCAAGCCGTCCTGCGAGGAGTGAGAGAAAGCGATGGGAAATTCGCCACATAGCGGAAGGCGCGCCCAGGCCGCCGAGAACGACCGCCGGATCCTCGAGGCGGCACATGCAGTCTTCGTGGCCGATCCCGCCGCACCGATCGCCGCGGTGGCGGAGCGGGCCTGCGTGGGGATCAGCGCCCTCTACCGGCGCTATGCGAGCAAAGAGGAGCTGCTCCGCAAGCTCTGCGGCAACGGACTCGCCCTCTACCTCGAGGCAGCGGAGGCGGCGTACGCGGACGAGGGTGACCCGTGGCAGGCGTACGTGGGCTTCATGCGCCGGATCGTCGAGGCGGATACGCACTCCCTCACCCTGCGGCTCGCCGGACCTTCGAACCGACGGCGGCGCTCTTCACCGACGCCGAGCGGGCGCGGGAGCTGAGCGTTCGGCTCTTCGAGCGGGCGCAGCAGGCCGGCGCGATTCGGGAGGGGGTGGAGCCCACCGACGTCGCGCTCCTCTTCGAGCAGATCGCCGCCATCCGGGTCGACAACCCGGCGCGCACCGCCAGCTTGCGGCAGCGGGCCCTCGCCATCGCACTCGAGGGACTCCGGTCCCGGGAACGTTCGCCGCTGCCCGGGCCGCCACCGAGCTGGGAAGAGGTGAACGCCCGGTGGACGAGGTGAGCGTGACGGCGGTCTTCTCGAGTCGGCGCCGGTGGCGCCTTCGCCTTCTTCCACCTCAGTCGAGCAGGAAGCCGCAGGAGAGGTTGGCGATCGCGCCGGTCATCGCGCCGGCGCCATCCGAGGCGAGGAAGACGGCGGTCTCGGCAACCTGCCCCAGGGTCGGCAGGCGCCCGAGGAGCGTGGCGGCTGCTGCGCCTTCGAGAGATGTCTGGACGATGTCGCCCCCCTCGCCCGCCTGCACGCCGGCGCGCTCCGCGACCTGGCGGAAGACCGTGGCGCTGTGCGATCCGGCGCCGACCGCCTCGGGGATGGCGTGGGAGCGGATGCAGACCACGCGGATCCCGAAGGAGCCGAGCTCGCCGGCCAGGTGGCGGGTGAGGGCCTCGACGCCGGCGCAGGCGACGCTGTGGCCGAGGTAGCCGGGGCCGGGCATGCGCGAGACCGGCGTGGTGAGGGCGAGGATCACGCCCCGACGCTCCCGGCTCATGTGGCGGGCGACGGCGCGGGCGGTGATGAAGTTCGCCCAGGTATAGACGGTGATCGGGAAGGCGTAGTCCTCGAGCGAGAGCTCCGCCAGGGGGACGCCCTGCACGTGGGCGACGCCGATGGCGTTCATGGCGATGTCGATGCCGCCCGCTCGCGCCGCCACCTCGTCGGCGTGCTGCTCCACCGCGCGCACGTCGAGGGCATCGACGGTG is part of the Vulgatibacter sp. genome and harbors:
- a CDS encoding SDR family NAD(P)-dependent oxidoreductase; protein product: MKLENRTAVIYGGGGAIGGAVARAFAREGAHVFLAGRTKEKLDRVAAAIRAEGGRADADTVDALDVRAVEQHADEVAARAGGIDIAMNAIGVAHVQGVPLAELSLEDYAFPITVYTWANFITARAVARHMSRERRGVILALTTPVSRMPGPGYLGHSVACAGVEALTRHLAGELGSFGIRVVCIRSHAIPEAVGAGSHSATVFRQVAERAGVQAGEGGDIVQTSLEGAAAATLLGRLPTLGQVAETAVFLASDGAGAMTGAIANLSCGFLLD
- a CDS encoding DNA glycosylase AlkZ-like family protein; its protein translation is MSRRDEATLCPRALNRALLELTIRNLLPLVQIPPRGLWRTSGQPVLATAQQWLGKPLARRPSLQALIRRYLAAFGPATSAPVRLVAPFDNLVLSHADRGRIVPEPLRRTIFSSKNGQIPGTVLLDGFVAGTWRLEQQRQRAVLQLELLRRPSRQERTALRDEGERLLLFAAPEAAHRELLF
- a CDS encoding TetR/AcrR family transcriptional regulator, which gives rise to MGNSPHSGRRAQAAENDRRILEAAHAVFVADPAAPIAAVAERACVGISALYRRYASKEELLRKLCGNGLALYLEAAEAAYADEGDPWQAYVGFMRRIVEADTHSLTLRLAGPSNRRRRSSPTPSGRGS